The following are encoded in a window of Lates calcarifer isolate ASB-BC8 linkage group LG20, TLL_Latcal_v3, whole genome shotgun sequence genomic DNA:
- the LOC108893962 gene encoding connector enhancer of kinase suppressor of ras 2 isoform X1 produces the protein MALVMEPVSKWSSSQVVDWMKGLDDCLQQYIKTFEKEKVGGDQLLRITHQELEDLGVSRIGHQELILEAVDLLCALNYGLETENLKTLSHKLNASAKNLQNFITGRRRSGHYDGRATRKLPNDFLTSVVDLIAAAKSLLAWLDRSPFAAVADYSVTRNNVIQLCLELTTIVQQDCSVYETENKILHVCKTLSGVCDHIISLSSDPMVSQAAHLEVVQLANIKSTEGLGMYIKSTYDGLHVITGTTEGSLADRCKKIHAGDEVIQVNHQTVVGWQLKNLVNLLRGDPAGVTLTLKKRPQSTLTSTPALLKNMRWKPLALQPIFPQSPGSSVATPTSTLSTPSRRNSCALQDLYIPPPPAEPYTPRDDKGNLPGDDPQSDVHVAEGSESPNSYLDQECRRRFPLVEEDAILYCYEYDQNQDVSSVRRGSTPTYGRLRPISMPVEYNWVGDNEDLAKLKRESRRENSLLRFASEDKTPGEDFLLGRSLSQNRRKTERGGSPTHYTLVPALQMEVSLSTSSSDSASLYHVFERSSLLSRSKKKSKAESPMSSSISKRRISCRDLGQGDCEGWLWKKKDAKTYFSQKWKKYWFILKDTCLYWYMNEEDEKAEGFVSLPEFKIDRATECRRKFAFKACHPKIKTFYFAAENVDDMSRWLSRLSMAVAGYSEQEKIHQDQDYWSESDHEDMEMPSMPKQDSPPPPYDTYPRAASVSPYLEPKRGHLSSSDTFQSRSSHEEFHSEPQEGSSSNNSISPGQKTSSHRNSWQDQMESNTRMHYLQTFPVEESLLSEDRDQLAMEYRRQSTLPAPRSLLQEQYRALPLPLRASIDSDTGGKPRSFTLPRDSGLHAILAATAAVSDPRETQHYQPDRARDTGHGRDCRMQADSLGDLYRALEQTSLSTSADHRSASRLEYKRSFVRRVNDPLLNDKLHRLRILHSSLKNFPLQDTNRSLGFLG, from the exons ATGGCACTGGTTATGGAGCCTGTGAGCAAGTGGAGCTCCAGTCAAGTGGTTGACTGGATGAAAG GCCTGGATGACTGCCTGCAGCAGTACATCAAGACCTTCGAGAAGGAGAAAGTAGGGGGGGACCAGCTGCTGCGCATCACCCATCAGGAGCTGGAGGATTTGGGAGTGTCCAGAATTGGCCACCAGGAGCTTATACTGGAGGCTGTGGACTTACTCTGTGCTCTG AATTACGGGCTGGAGACTGAGAATCTGAAGACTCTTTCTCATAAGCTCAACGCATCTGCCAAGAACCTGCAGAACTTCATCACAGGCAGGAGGCGCAGCGGGCATTACGATGGGCGAGCCACTCGCAAGCTGCCCAATGACTTTCTTACCTCTGTGGTGGACCTGATCGCTGCAGCCAAAAGCCTTCTGGCATGGTTGGACAG GTCTCCATTTGCTGCAGTGGCAGATTACTCTGTGACCAGAAACAATGTGATCCAGTTGTGTCTTGAGCTCACGACAATTGTACAACAG GACTGCTCTGTgtatgaaacagaaaacaaaatcctGCATGTG TGTAAAACTCTGTCTGGAGTGTGCGACCACATTATCTCTCTGTCCTCGGATCCCATGGTGTCCCAGGCTGCACATTTGGAGGTTGTGCAGCTAGCCAACATAAAATCCACTGAAGGACTG GGCATGTATATCAAATCAACATATGATGGGTTGCATGTAATCACCGGGACGACAGAAGGA TCCCTGGCTGACCGCTGTAAGAAAATCCATGCTGGAGATGAAGTCATTCAGGTTAATCATCAGACAGTG GTGGGCTGGCAGTTGAAGAACTTAGTGAACTTATTGCGGGGGGACCCTGCAGGTGTCACCCTGACGCTGAAGAAACGCCCACAGAGCACGCTCACCTCAACCCCTGCTCTGCTCAAAAACATGAGATGGAAACCGTTGGCTCTGCAG CCAATCTTCCCTCAGAGCCCCGGCAGCAGTGTCGCCACGCCCACCAGCACTTTAAGCACTCCATCCAGGAGGAATAGCTGTGCCCTGCAGGACCTCTACATACCCCCCCCTCCAGCAGAGCCATACACCCccag AGATGACAAGGGAAATCTGCCCGGTGACGACCCTCAGTCGGACGTCCATGTCGCAGAGGGCTCTGAGTCACCAAACTCCTACCTGGACCAGGAGTGTCGGCGACGATTTCCTCTAGTGGAGGAGGATGCTATACTCTACTGTTACGAGTACGACCAGAACCAAGATGTGTCATCAGTCCGCCGGGGGAGTACACCCACCTATG gcagGCTCAGGCCCATCTCAATGCCAGTGGAATACAACTGGGTGGGAGACAACGAAGACCTGGCCaagctgaagagagagagcCGGAGAG AGAATTCTTTGCTGCGTTTTGCAAGTGAAGATAAAACACCAGGAGAGGACTTCCTGCTGGGACGCAGCCTGAGCCAGAACAGGAGGAAGACTGAGCGAGGAGGCAGCCCCACCCACTACACGCTGGTCCCCGCCCTCCAGATGGAAGTCTCTCTGTCCACGTCCAGCTCTGACTCTGCATCTCTCTACCAT GTGTTTGAGCGTTCCTCGCTGCTGTCAAGGTCAAAGAAGAAGAGTAAAG CTGAAAGCCCCATGTCTTCTTCAATCAGTAAGCGGCGGATTTCCTGTAGGGACCTGGGTCAGGGGGACTGCGAGGGTTGGCTGTGGAAAAAGAAGGAtgctaaaacatatttttcGCAGAAGTGGAAGAAGTACTGGTTCATCCTGAAAGACACTTGTCTGTACTGGTACATGAACGAGGAG GATGAGAAGGCTGAGGGCTTTGTCAGCCTCCCAGAGTTCAAGATAGATCGTGCCACTGAGTGCAGAAGGAAGTT TGCTTTCAAGGCTTGCCATCCGAAGATAAAGACCTTCTACTTTGCAGCGGAAAATGTAGACGACATGTCCCG GTGGCTGAGTCGTCTCAGTATGGCAGTGGCAGGCTACTCCGAGCAGGAGAAAATTCACCAGGACCAAG ATTACTGGAGTGAGAGTGATCATGAGGACATGGAGATGCCCTCGATGCCAAAACAGGACAGTCCGCCGCCACCATATGACACCTATCCTAGAGCTGCATCA GTGAGTCCGTACTTGGAACCAAAACGTGgccatctctcttcctctgacaCGTTCCAGTCCCGTTCTTCTCATGAAGAGTTCCACTCTGAGCCTCaggaaggcagcagcagcaacaacagcatctCCCCTGGGCAGAAGACGAGCAGCCATCGAAACTCATGGCAGGACCAGATGGAGAGCAACACGAGGATGCACTACCTCCAGACGTTTCCCGTGGAGGAATCCCTGCTATCTGAGGACAGAGACCAGCTGGCGATGGAGTACCGCAGGCAGTCCACCCTGCCAGCACCGCGCAGCCTGCTGCAAGAACAATACAGAGCCCTGCCTCTGCCCCTCAGAGCCAGTATCGATTCAGATACAGGAGGGAAACCACGTAGTTTCACGCTACCCAGGGACAGCGGGCTCCACGCAATCCTGGCAGCCACCGCCGCTGTATCAGATCCAAGAGAGACACAGCACTACCAGCCGGACCGGGCCAGAGACACAG GTCATGGACGGGACTGCAGGATGCAGGCAGACTCTCTGGGGGATTTGTACCGGGCTCTGGAGCAGACAAGCCTGTCCACCTCAGCTGACCACAGATCAGCCAGCCGCCTGGAGTATAAGCGCTCATTTGTCCGCCGAGTTAATGACCCCCTGCTTAATGACAAGCTTCATCGCCTCCGGATCCTTCATAGCTCACTGAAG AATTTCCCTCTTCAAGACACAAACCGGTCGTTGGGTTTTTTAGGGTAG
- the LOC108893962 gene encoding connector enhancer of kinase suppressor of ras 2 isoform X2, whose amino-acid sequence MALVMEPVSKWSSSQVVDWMKGLDDCLQQYIKTFEKEKVGGDQLLRITHQELEDLGVSRIGHQELILEAVDLLCALNYGLETENLKTLSHKLNASAKNLQNFITGRRRSGHYDGRATRKLPNDFLTSVVDLIAAAKSLLAWLDRSPFAAVADYSVTRNNVIQLCLELTTIVQQDCSVYETENKILHVCKTLSGVCDHIISLSSDPMVSQAAHLEVVQLANIKSTEGLGMYIKSTYDGLHVITGTTEGSLADRCKKIHAGDEVIQVNHQTVVGWQLKNLVNLLRGDPAGVTLTLKKRPQSTLTSTPALLKNMRWKPLALQSPGSSVATPTSTLSTPSRRNSCALQDLYIPPPPAEPYTPRDDKGNLPGDDPQSDVHVAEGSESPNSYLDQECRRRFPLVEEDAILYCYEYDQNQDVSSVRRGSTPTYGRLRPISMPVEYNWVGDNEDLAKLKRESRRENSLLRFASEDKTPGEDFLLGRSLSQNRRKTERGGSPTHYTLVPALQMEVSLSTSSSDSASLYHVFERSSLLSRSKKKSKAESPMSSSISKRRISCRDLGQGDCEGWLWKKKDAKTYFSQKWKKYWFILKDTCLYWYMNEEDEKAEGFVSLPEFKIDRATECRRKFAFKACHPKIKTFYFAAENVDDMSRWLSRLSMAVAGYSEQEKIHQDQDYWSESDHEDMEMPSMPKQDSPPPPYDTYPRAASVSPYLEPKRGHLSSSDTFQSRSSHEEFHSEPQEGSSSNNSISPGQKTSSHRNSWQDQMESNTRMHYLQTFPVEESLLSEDRDQLAMEYRRQSTLPAPRSLLQEQYRALPLPLRASIDSDTGGKPRSFTLPRDSGLHAILAATAAVSDPRETQHYQPDRARDTGHGRDCRMQADSLGDLYRALEQTSLSTSADHRSASRLEYKRSFVRRVNDPLLNDKLHRLRILHSSLKNFPLQDTNRSLGFLG is encoded by the exons ATGGCACTGGTTATGGAGCCTGTGAGCAAGTGGAGCTCCAGTCAAGTGGTTGACTGGATGAAAG GCCTGGATGACTGCCTGCAGCAGTACATCAAGACCTTCGAGAAGGAGAAAGTAGGGGGGGACCAGCTGCTGCGCATCACCCATCAGGAGCTGGAGGATTTGGGAGTGTCCAGAATTGGCCACCAGGAGCTTATACTGGAGGCTGTGGACTTACTCTGTGCTCTG AATTACGGGCTGGAGACTGAGAATCTGAAGACTCTTTCTCATAAGCTCAACGCATCTGCCAAGAACCTGCAGAACTTCATCACAGGCAGGAGGCGCAGCGGGCATTACGATGGGCGAGCCACTCGCAAGCTGCCCAATGACTTTCTTACCTCTGTGGTGGACCTGATCGCTGCAGCCAAAAGCCTTCTGGCATGGTTGGACAG GTCTCCATTTGCTGCAGTGGCAGATTACTCTGTGACCAGAAACAATGTGATCCAGTTGTGTCTTGAGCTCACGACAATTGTACAACAG GACTGCTCTGTgtatgaaacagaaaacaaaatcctGCATGTG TGTAAAACTCTGTCTGGAGTGTGCGACCACATTATCTCTCTGTCCTCGGATCCCATGGTGTCCCAGGCTGCACATTTGGAGGTTGTGCAGCTAGCCAACATAAAATCCACTGAAGGACTG GGCATGTATATCAAATCAACATATGATGGGTTGCATGTAATCACCGGGACGACAGAAGGA TCCCTGGCTGACCGCTGTAAGAAAATCCATGCTGGAGATGAAGTCATTCAGGTTAATCATCAGACAGTG GTGGGCTGGCAGTTGAAGAACTTAGTGAACTTATTGCGGGGGGACCCTGCAGGTGTCACCCTGACGCTGAAGAAACGCCCACAGAGCACGCTCACCTCAACCCCTGCTCTGCTCAAAAACATGAGATGGAAACCGTTGGCTCTGCAG AGCCCCGGCAGCAGTGTCGCCACGCCCACCAGCACTTTAAGCACTCCATCCAGGAGGAATAGCTGTGCCCTGCAGGACCTCTACATACCCCCCCCTCCAGCAGAGCCATACACCCccag AGATGACAAGGGAAATCTGCCCGGTGACGACCCTCAGTCGGACGTCCATGTCGCAGAGGGCTCTGAGTCACCAAACTCCTACCTGGACCAGGAGTGTCGGCGACGATTTCCTCTAGTGGAGGAGGATGCTATACTCTACTGTTACGAGTACGACCAGAACCAAGATGTGTCATCAGTCCGCCGGGGGAGTACACCCACCTATG gcagGCTCAGGCCCATCTCAATGCCAGTGGAATACAACTGGGTGGGAGACAACGAAGACCTGGCCaagctgaagagagagagcCGGAGAG AGAATTCTTTGCTGCGTTTTGCAAGTGAAGATAAAACACCAGGAGAGGACTTCCTGCTGGGACGCAGCCTGAGCCAGAACAGGAGGAAGACTGAGCGAGGAGGCAGCCCCACCCACTACACGCTGGTCCCCGCCCTCCAGATGGAAGTCTCTCTGTCCACGTCCAGCTCTGACTCTGCATCTCTCTACCAT GTGTTTGAGCGTTCCTCGCTGCTGTCAAGGTCAAAGAAGAAGAGTAAAG CTGAAAGCCCCATGTCTTCTTCAATCAGTAAGCGGCGGATTTCCTGTAGGGACCTGGGTCAGGGGGACTGCGAGGGTTGGCTGTGGAAAAAGAAGGAtgctaaaacatatttttcGCAGAAGTGGAAGAAGTACTGGTTCATCCTGAAAGACACTTGTCTGTACTGGTACATGAACGAGGAG GATGAGAAGGCTGAGGGCTTTGTCAGCCTCCCAGAGTTCAAGATAGATCGTGCCACTGAGTGCAGAAGGAAGTT TGCTTTCAAGGCTTGCCATCCGAAGATAAAGACCTTCTACTTTGCAGCGGAAAATGTAGACGACATGTCCCG GTGGCTGAGTCGTCTCAGTATGGCAGTGGCAGGCTACTCCGAGCAGGAGAAAATTCACCAGGACCAAG ATTACTGGAGTGAGAGTGATCATGAGGACATGGAGATGCCCTCGATGCCAAAACAGGACAGTCCGCCGCCACCATATGACACCTATCCTAGAGCTGCATCA GTGAGTCCGTACTTGGAACCAAAACGTGgccatctctcttcctctgacaCGTTCCAGTCCCGTTCTTCTCATGAAGAGTTCCACTCTGAGCCTCaggaaggcagcagcagcaacaacagcatctCCCCTGGGCAGAAGACGAGCAGCCATCGAAACTCATGGCAGGACCAGATGGAGAGCAACACGAGGATGCACTACCTCCAGACGTTTCCCGTGGAGGAATCCCTGCTATCTGAGGACAGAGACCAGCTGGCGATGGAGTACCGCAGGCAGTCCACCCTGCCAGCACCGCGCAGCCTGCTGCAAGAACAATACAGAGCCCTGCCTCTGCCCCTCAGAGCCAGTATCGATTCAGATACAGGAGGGAAACCACGTAGTTTCACGCTACCCAGGGACAGCGGGCTCCACGCAATCCTGGCAGCCACCGCCGCTGTATCAGATCCAAGAGAGACACAGCACTACCAGCCGGACCGGGCCAGAGACACAG GTCATGGACGGGACTGCAGGATGCAGGCAGACTCTCTGGGGGATTTGTACCGGGCTCTGGAGCAGACAAGCCTGTCCACCTCAGCTGACCACAGATCAGCCAGCCGCCTGGAGTATAAGCGCTCATTTGTCCGCCGAGTTAATGACCCCCTGCTTAATGACAAGCTTCATCGCCTCCGGATCCTTCATAGCTCACTGAAG AATTTCCCTCTTCAAGACACAAACCGGTCGTTGGGTTTTTTAGGGTAG
- the LOC108893172 gene encoding olfactory receptor 4K5-like — translation MKNFSEVTSFHLSDYYGMEDLKPVYFCMFLIIYITIVVENVVLIRVVYCEKTLHEPMYLLLCNLALNGLYGSTALLPALLGNILSHSYEISLPLCQAQIYAIHTYAITEFTILAVMSYDRYVAICYPLPYHAIMSQRLVKLITFMWLYPMLAFLIVLIFTLNLRFCERTIEKTYCMNYLLVKLACTDTSIVNIIGLLSVGLYTLPQLVMIFYSYAHILRICVLSFSKSNLKALRTCTPHLLAIINYSFGCFFEIALSRFNVSYLLYEVKLFLSLYFLIFPPILNPVIYGMSIQIIRVHLFKFFSRKNRQVQMM, via the coding sequence atgaAAAATTTCTCTGAAGTAACAtctttccatctgtctgatTACTATGGAATGGAGGACCTGAAGCCAGTTTACTTCTGCATGTTCCTGATTATATATATAACTATTGTAGTtgaaaatgttgtgttaatCAGAGTGGTCTATTGTGAAAAAACCCTGCATGAGCCAATGTATTTGTTGCTGTGTAACCTGGCTTTGAATGGTTTGTATGGAAGCACTGCCTTGCTGCCCGCATTACTTGGCAATATTCTGTCACACTCATATGAGATATCACTACCGTTGTGTCAGGCACAGATCTATGCTATACACACATATGCCATCACTGAATTCACAATTCTAGCAGTGATGAGTTATGACAGATATGTGGCTATTTGTTACCCACTGCCATATCATGCAATCATGTCCCAGAGACTTGTTAAACTCATTACTTTCATGTGGCTTTACCCCATGCTGGCATTTTTAATTGTTCTCATTTTCACTCTTAACCTACGCTTTTGTGAGAGAACCATAGAaaagacatactgtatgaattACTTACTGGTGAAACTTGCTTGTACAGATACATCTATAGTTAACATAATTGGCCTATTATCTGTAGGTCTATACACGCTTCCACAGCTTGTCATGATCTTTTATTCATATGCACACATCCTAAGGATATGTGTATTGTCTTTCAGCAAATCCAACCTCAAAGCTCTCCGGACTTGCACCCCCCACCTTTTAGCAATTATTAATTACTCTTTTGGGTGCTTTTTTGAAATAGCGCTGAGTCGATTCAATGTTAGTTACCTGCTTTATGAAGTCAagttgtttttatctctgtacTTTTTGATATTTCCACCCATCCTTAACCCAGTAATCTATGGTATGAGTATCCAAATCATAAGAGTCCACCTGTTCAAGTttttcagcagaaaaaacagGCAAGTACAAATGATGTAG
- the LOC108893173 gene encoding olfactory receptor 52D1, translated as MDNTTALTFTMTAYAVMENYKHCMFVVFLLLYLVTIILNVLLITVIHQNRELQQPMNVFTCVLSINEMYGSTALLPTIMAVLLAKTHEITVKWCMAQIYFLHTYASAEFCILAVMGYDRYVAICYPLHYHSIMSNSKVGKLIALAVFYPLIVFGSFYSLTLQLSFCGKVIPKLYCVNMELVKNSCSAASYISIVGLALLVFFFVPQVLMIVFSYVQISRVCMRLSRESQHNALKTCIPHLLSLTNYTIASLFEIIQTRFNMSHVAVEARIFLSLYFAILPPIANPVLYGLGTQKVRVQLLKLFIRYKILPTLLAKAVTVA; from the coding sequence atgGACAATACAACAGCACTCACATTCACAATGACTGCATACGCTGTCATGGAAAACTACAAGCATTGCATGTTTGTTGTATTCCTTCTGCTTTATCTCGTTACTATTATCTTGAATGTACTGCTCATTACTGTCATACACCAAAACAGGGAGTTGCAGCAACCTATGAATGTATTCACATGTGTGTTATCTATCAATGAAATGTATGGAAGTACTGCATTGTTACCCACAATTATGGCTGTGCTCTTAGCCAAGACACATGAAATAACTGTGAAGTGGTGTATGGCTCAAATCTATTTCCTACACACATATGCAAGTGCTGAGTTTTGTATTTTAGCTGTTATGGGATATGATAGATATGTTGCCATCTGTTACCCATTACATTACCACAGCATCATGTCTAATTCAAAGGTAGGCAAGCTTATTGCATTAGCAGTTTTTTATCCACTCATCGTATTTGGAAGTTTTTACTCACTAACTTTACAGCTAAGCTTCTGTGGAAAGGTCATTCCAAAATTATACTGTGTGAACATGGAACTGGTCAAAAATTCATGTTCTGCTGCATCATACATAAGCATTGTGGGACTTGCACTTcttgtgttcttttttgttCCTCAGGTTCTGATGATTGTTTTTTCTTATGTACAAATTTCAAGAGTATGTATGAGGTTGTCAAGAGAATCTCAACACAATGCTCTTAAAACTTGTATCCCACATTTATTATCATTGACAAACTACACCATCGCCTCCTTATTTGAAATTATCCAAACCAGATTCAATATGAGTCATGTAGCTGTTGAGGCACGGATCTTCCTGTCTTTATACTTTGCTATCCTTCCACCCATTGCCAACCCTGTGCTGTATGGACTCGGTACTCAAAAAGTAAGAGTTCAATTACTGAAACTGTTTATTAGATATAAGATCCTGCCAACATTGTTAGCAAAGGCAGTGACTGTAGCATAG
- the LOC108893174 gene encoding olfactory receptor 52D1-like, with amino-acid sequence MDNTTALTFTMTAYAVMENYKHCMFVVFLLLYLITIILNVLLITVIHQNRELQQPMNVFTCVLSINEMYGSTALLPTIMAVLLAKTHEITVKWCMAQIYFLHTYASAEFCILAVMGYDRYVAICYPLHYHSIMSNSKVGKLIALAVFYPLVVFGSFYSLTLQLSFCGKVIPKLYCVNMELVKNSCSAASYISIVGLALILFLVLPQLLMIVFSYVQISRVCMRLSRESQHNALKTCIPHLLSLTNYTIASLFEIIQTRFNMSHVAVEARIFLSLYFAILPPIANPVLYGLGTQIVRVRILKLFIRYKILPTLLAKAVTIV; translated from the coding sequence ATGGACAATACAACAGCACTCACATTCACAATGACTGCATACGCTGTCATGGAAAACTACAAGCATTGCATGTTTGTTGTATTCCTTCTGCTTTATCTCATTACTATTATCTTGAATGTACTGCTCATTACTGTCATACACCAAAACAGGGAGTTGCAGCAACCTATGAATGTATTCACATGTGTGTTATCTATCAATGAAATGTATGGAAGTACTGCATTGTTACCCACAATTATGGCTGTGCTCTTAGCCAAGACACATGAAATAACTGTGAAGTGGTGTATGGCTCAAATCTATTTCCTACACACATATGCAAGTGCTGAGTTTTGTATTTTAGCTGTTATGGGATATGATAGATATGTTGCCATCTGTTACCCATTACATTACCACAGCATCATGTCTAATTCAAAGGTAGGCAAGCTTATTGCATTAGCAGTTTTTTATCCACTTGTTGTATTTGGAAGTTTTTACTCACTAACTTTACAGCTAAGCTTCTGTGGAAAGGTCATTCCAAAATTATACTGTGTGAACATGGAACTGGTCAAAAATTCATGTTCTGCTGCATCATACATAAGCATTGTGGGACTTGCACTCATTCTGTTTCTTGTTCTGCCTCAGTTACTGATGATTGTTTTTTCTTATGTGCAAATTTCAAGAGTATGTATGAGGTTGTCAAGAGAATCTCAACACAATGCTCTTAAAACTTGTATCCCACATTTATTATCATTGACAAACTACACCATCGCCTCCTTATTTGAAATTATCCAAACCAGATTCAATATGAGTCATGTAGCTGTTGAGGCACGGATCTTCCTGTCTTTATACTTTGCTATCCTTCCACCCATTGCCAACCCTGTGCTGTATGGACTCGGTACTCAAATAGTTAGAGTGCGTATACTGAAACTGTTTATTAGATATAAGATCCTGCCAACATTGTTAGCAAAGGCAGTGACTATAGTGTAG